From bacterium, one genomic window encodes:
- a CDS encoding tetratricopeptide repeat protein codes for MSGNRPEQTNSPRPVWPLALIFLLALAVRAVYFAELRGSPFFAVLLGDAYRYDAWAREIVAGDWIGSQVFYQAPLYPYLLALVYKLAGPSAGIVRLAQALGGATACVLLALVGKRLFAPRVGWLAGIMLALYPPAVFFDGLLQKASAGLLFLTALLYLLSGIENGRRASWLVAGLTMGGLILLRENAMLLLPVIGLWLIVESRGNGIAALGRRAALFTLGVALFLVPVGLRNRAVGGTFLITTSQAGSNFFIGNSLEANGRYRPLRPQGGDARVERFDARELAEADTGRELTAEEVSDYWFGRALADIRSDPGHWLRLMLQKSLLLWNAREIVDTDSIEAYGDSSSLLATLAAVWHFGVLAPLALSGLWLTRGRWRSLWLLYGMLLAMAVSVVLFYVVARYRYPMTPLLMLFAAAAVFETWELVKRRKLSALRPVAAVLLIAAVITNWPLAAAAGIDSRATNYLNLGITLSAEGDPRAAIPQLERAISLAGDFAPARRQLGRALVRTGRTADAIPQFERALEIEPGDAEAHNQLGYLLTQAGRLDEGVRHLREAVEIDPDLAFAHNQLANVAASRGQLEEAEAAYRRALESDPDLADARYKLGQLLSTRDDAEAVIHLAAAARLLPDFAGAHYSLGAALERRTRFLEAAKAYRRVLVLDPGHEEAAAGLERLLASGDSDNNTSPVRD; via the coding sequence ATGTCGGGCAACAGGCCAGAACAGACAAACTCGCCACGGCCGGTTTGGCCGCTGGCGCTGATCTTCCTGCTCGCTCTCGCGGTTCGGGCCGTCTACTTCGCCGAGCTTCGCGGCTCGCCATTCTTCGCGGTTCTTCTCGGCGACGCCTATCGCTATGACGCCTGGGCTCGGGAAATCGTCGCTGGCGACTGGATCGGCAGCCAAGTCTTCTATCAGGCACCGCTCTACCCCTATCTGTTGGCGCTGGTTTACAAGCTGGCGGGCCCGTCAGCCGGGATCGTACGCCTGGCGCAGGCATTGGGCGGCGCAACCGCATGCGTGCTTCTGGCACTCGTGGGCAAGCGGCTCTTCGCGCCTCGGGTCGGTTGGCTCGCTGGGATCATGCTGGCGCTCTATCCGCCGGCGGTCTTCTTCGACGGTCTGCTCCAGAAAGCCAGCGCCGGACTCCTGTTCTTGACCGCCCTTCTCTACCTGCTCAGTGGGATCGAAAACGGCCGCCGAGCTTCCTGGCTCGTAGCGGGCCTGACAATGGGAGGCCTGATACTCCTGCGCGAGAATGCGATGCTCTTGCTACCGGTGATCGGACTCTGGCTGATTGTCGAGTCCCGGGGAAATGGAATCGCGGCCCTCGGCCGCAGGGCGGCGCTCTTCACTCTCGGAGTCGCGCTGTTTCTTGTACCGGTCGGCCTGCGTAATCGGGCCGTGGGCGGCACGTTTCTGATCACGACGTCGCAAGCCGGGTCGAATTTCTTCATCGGCAACAGTCTCGAGGCCAACGGCCGGTATAGACCGCTGCGGCCTCAGGGCGGCGACGCGCGGGTCGAACGATTCGACGCCAGAGAGCTGGCCGAAGCCGACACGGGTCGCGAGCTGACGGCGGAGGAAGTCTCGGACTATTGGTTCGGCAGAGCACTGGCCGACATCCGATCGGATCCAGGGCACTGGCTTCGGCTGATGCTTCAGAAGTCGCTCTTGCTCTGGAACGCCAGAGAAATCGTCGACACCGACAGCATCGAGGCCTATGGCGACTCCTCGAGTCTGCTTGCAACGCTCGCCGCGGTGTGGCACTTCGGCGTTCTCGCTCCGTTGGCGCTCTCGGGCCTGTGGCTCACTAGGGGGCGCTGGCGAAGTCTCTGGCTTCTCTACGGCATGTTGCTCGCAATGGCGGTGAGCGTTGTGCTTTTCTACGTGGTCGCTCGGTACAGATACCCGATGACGCCACTGCTCATGCTTTTCGCCGCCGCCGCGGTGTTCGAAACCTGGGAGCTGGTCAAACGGCGCAAGCTGTCTGCGCTGCGCCCGGTCGCGGCAGTTCTATTGATCGCGGCCGTCATCACCAACTGGCCCCTGGCGGCGGCGGCGGGCATCGATAGCCGAGCCACGAACTACCTCAACCTGGGCATCACCTTGAGCGCGGAAGGCGACCCGAGGGCGGCGATACCCCAGCTCGAGAGAGCGATCTCCCTCGCCGGGGACTTCGCGCCCGCCCGCCGACAGCTCGGCCGGGCCCTGGTGCGGACGGGCCGCACGGCAGACGCCATCCCGCAGTTCGAGCGGGCTCTCGAGATCGAGCCGGGCGACGCCGAGGCTCACAACCAACTCGGCTACCTGTTGACTCAGGCCGGAAGACTGGACGAAGGGGTCCGGCACCTGCGAGAGGCCGTCGAGATCGACCCGGACCTCGCCTTTGCCCACAACCAGCTCGCGAACGTTGCGGCGAGCCGTGGGCAACTCGAGGAGGCGGAGGCCGCCTATCGCAGGGCATTGGAGTCGGATCCCGACCTGGCCGACGCTCGCTACAAGCTGGGACAGCTTCTATCGACGCGCGACGACGCCGAGGCGGTTATTCATCTAGCCGCGGCGGCCCGTCTTCTCCCCGACTTCGCCGGCGCGCACTATTCCCTGGGAGCCGCGCTCGAGCGCCGGACGCGATTCCTCGAAGCAGCCAAGGCCTACCGGCGCGTTCTGGTACTCGATCCAGGACATGAGGAGGCAGCGGCGGGGCTCGAACGGCTCCTCGCCTCGGGCGATTCGGATAACAATACGAGTCCGGTTCGAGACTGA
- a CDS encoding tetratricopeptide repeat protein, which translates to MAILVGALLLTVLATPVFCENAEPQAAEVNPLELTAEMRAFVDRLVQRDQPRHLRLFGLQDAIFDPDEGLGVAYSDSTTHTAAGTFETRSGNCLSFTLLFVAMARYVGLQAHFIEVDEVTGWSQRGDVGVSHWHMYAEVELPTGAVRVDFLPWLERRYRSSRQISEARVRAHYHNNVRADVLTQGFPGKSLVHFQKALQLDRTFNPARINMAVAHRRTGDPAKAEAGLLQVLRDEPTNAVAATNLAGLYLASGRQEDAKKWLRRRERFLNRNPFHHFRLGLSALHAGGFARARTHFKRAIARQPDEPAFFEQLAECHFRLGETRKAQKSLRRALRLTRDPQRRRSLEERLDEERRQADGSS; encoded by the coding sequence TTGGCGATTCTGGTCGGCGCCTTGCTCTTAACTGTGCTGGCGACGCCGGTCTTCTGCGAGAACGCCGAGCCGCAGGCCGCCGAAGTCAATCCTCTGGAGCTGACCGCCGAGATGCGCGCCTTTGTCGATCGGCTCGTTCAGCGCGACCAACCGCGCCATCTGCGACTGTTTGGACTTCAGGACGCGATCTTCGACCCAGACGAGGGCCTGGGCGTTGCCTATAGCGACTCCACTACGCACACGGCGGCCGGTACCTTCGAGACCCGCAGCGGCAACTGTCTGTCGTTTACGCTCTTGTTCGTGGCCATGGCCCGGTATGTGGGCCTCCAGGCTCATTTCATCGAGGTCGATGAGGTCACCGGGTGGAGCCAACGCGGCGACGTAGGCGTGAGTCATTGGCATATGTACGCGGAGGTCGAGCTCCCGACGGGCGCCGTACGGGTAGATTTCCTGCCCTGGTTAGAACGACGCTACCGCTCGAGCAGACAGATCTCCGAGGCTCGAGTTCGCGCGCACTACCACAACAACGTCCGCGCCGACGTGCTGACCCAAGGTTTCCCCGGTAAATCTCTGGTCCATTTTCAGAAGGCCCTGCAGCTGGATCGGACCTTCAACCCTGCCAGAATCAACATGGCCGTCGCGCATCGCAGAACGGGAGATCCGGCCAAGGCTGAGGCCGGCTTGCTACAAGTGCTCCGAGATGAGCCGACCAACGCCGTGGCGGCCACGAACCTCGCCGGGCTCTACCTTGCCTCAGGTCGCCAGGAAGATGCCAAGAAATGGCTGAGGCGTCGGGAGAGATTCCTGAATCGGAACCCTTTCCACCACTTTCGCCTCGGCCTGAGCGCCCTTCACGCGGGCGGCTTTGCTCGGGCACGGACACACTTCAAGCGAGCGATCGCGCGGCAGCCCGACGAGCCGGCCTTCTTCGAGCAGTTGGCAGAGTGCCACTTTCGACTCGGCGAGACTCGCAAAGCCCAAAAAAGCCTGCGCAGGGCTCTTCGCCTCACTAGGGATCCCCAGCGCCGGCGGTCGCTCGAAGAACGCCTCGACGAGGAACGGCGTCAGGCCGATGGTAGCTCCTGA
- a CDS encoding isocitrate lyase/phosphoenolpyruvate mutase family protein, with the protein MKQQDKAELFRKLHLDPEILVLPNTSDVGTSRLVEEADFPAVATSSAGIAWILGYADGEKISREEMLSMVRRIADAVQVPVTADLESGYGRDPEDVAETVRRAVAAGAVGMNLEDARGGQLLDFELAVERVRVARESAGATGVDLVINARTDGYLRVGNGPEVFAESVRRANAYGEAGADCLFVPGVRDDETIAALVREIDGPINILAGGNCPPLPRLEELGVGRVSIGGLFSLASATLVRRALDELKGSGNYGFAQDIILHGEMNALFD; encoded by the coding sequence ATGAAGCAGCAAGACAAGGCCGAGCTCTTCAGGAAACTCCATCTCGATCCCGAGATCCTGGTCCTGCCAAACACCAGTGACGTCGGAACATCGCGGCTGGTCGAGGAGGCCGATTTTCCCGCGGTCGCCACATCGAGCGCCGGAATCGCCTGGATCCTGGGCTATGCCGACGGAGAGAAGATCTCGCGGGAGGAGATGCTGTCGATGGTCCGCAGGATCGCCGACGCCGTCCAAGTTCCGGTGACCGCCGACCTCGAATCCGGCTATGGCCGAGATCCCGAGGATGTCGCCGAGACCGTTCGCCGGGCCGTGGCGGCGGGAGCGGTGGGCATGAACCTGGAAGACGCGCGGGGTGGCCAGCTGCTGGATTTCGAGCTCGCGGTCGAGCGGGTTCGCGTGGCCCGAGAGTCGGCGGGCGCAACCGGTGTGGATCTGGTCATCAACGCCCGGACCGACGGCTATCTACGGGTGGGGAACGGCCCTGAGGTCTTCGCCGAATCCGTGCGGCGCGCCAACGCCTATGGCGAAGCCGGCGCGGACTGCCTGTTCGTGCCGGGCGTTCGAGACGACGAAACCATCGCCGCCCTGGTTCGCGAGATCGACGGGCCCATCAACATCCTCGCCGGCGGTAACTGCCCACCGCTGCCGCGCCTGGAGGAGCTCGGCGTAGGCAGAGTCAGCATCGGTGGCCTGTTCTCCCTCGCCTCGGCGACGTTGGTTCGCAGGGCTCTCGATGAGCTCAAGGGGTCGGGCAACTACGGCTTCGCCCAGGACATCATCCTGCACGGCGAGATGAACGCGCTGTTCGACTGA
- a CDS encoding GNAT family N-acetyltransferase produces the protein MPSPDEARNYSAHAVTRDGEPLTIRAIRPEDKQHFLDAFHSVSKETIYFRFFELKEDLTDRELAYLTDVDFIDHVALVAILGKPGNQEGAGVARYVIDRGTDPLRAEAAFAVVDKHQNKGIGTQLLYHLADVARNAGVEEFTGEVLGENLKMMEVFFHSGFDIHRNVESGVIHVSFSIKPDGGGPPRLFGAPPEPDAG, from the coding sequence ATGCCGAGTCCCGACGAAGCCCGCAACTACTCGGCGCACGCTGTCACGCGCGATGGCGAGCCGCTCACCATCCGTGCGATCCGCCCCGAAGACAAACAACACTTTCTGGACGCTTTCCACTCGGTAAGCAAAGAGACCATCTACTTCAGGTTCTTCGAGCTCAAGGAGGACCTCACCGATCGTGAGCTCGCCTACCTGACCGACGTCGACTTCATCGATCACGTGGCTCTGGTAGCGATCCTGGGCAAGCCTGGCAATCAGGAGGGCGCTGGAGTCGCTCGCTACGTCATCGATCGCGGCACAGACCCGCTGCGCGCCGAAGCCGCCTTCGCTGTAGTGGACAAACATCAGAACAAGGGCATCGGTACCCAGCTGCTCTACCATCTCGCCGACGTGGCCAGAAACGCCGGTGTCGAGGAGTTCACCGGCGAGGTTCTGGGCGAGAACCTCAAGATGATGGAGGTCTTCTTTCACAGCGGCTTCGACATTCATCGCAACGTCGAGTCGGGAGTCATCCATGTCTCCTTCTCGATCAAACCCGACGGCGGCGGGCCGCCCCGACTCTTCGGCGCGCCACCCGAGCCCGACGCCGGCTAG
- a CDS encoding Ig-like domain-containing protein: MAGRRLVVRSLLGLTLLWVSCAPLGEAGAPAPSLRFEAVEGNPGSGSLVVTGLPLAELNRLDEASLTVDQWERLLSLRTDPAWPDGPAVLGLYRLDDSRLRFTPRFPLVAGLEYHARFDGGVFDILSGQAGRGTASELLSFSISEPNVVPSARVLAAYPSADEIPENALRLYLEFSAPMAAKQVTTHIHLFDSTGSEVELPFVEIENGLWDARQRRLTLFFHPGRVKRGVGPNLVMGPPIRAGEVYRLVVDRELEDSRGLPLAAGFEKRFRVGPADRQSPDPGRWQLEVPESAEARLAIVFPEPLDRALLLRLLRVAGPDGEAVEGQVVLAEDGTRWSFLPALPWRPGEHSVQVHPGLEDLAGNSIARRFEEREKTAEPTNGDPGARNPIEIPFRPFP, translated from the coding sequence ATGGCTGGGAGGCGGCTCGTTGTTCGGAGTCTGCTGGGGCTGACCCTGCTCTGGGTCTCGTGCGCCCCCCTCGGCGAAGCCGGAGCCCCCGCGCCGTCACTGCGTTTCGAGGCGGTCGAGGGGAATCCCGGCTCGGGCTCCCTGGTGGTTACCGGTTTGCCACTGGCGGAGCTAAACCGATTGGACGAGGCGAGCCTGACCGTCGACCAGTGGGAACGGCTCCTGTCCCTTCGCACCGATCCGGCATGGCCCGATGGCCCGGCCGTTCTGGGGCTCTACCGCCTGGACGACTCGAGACTTCGCTTCACGCCGAGATTCCCGCTCGTTGCTGGACTCGAGTACCACGCGCGCTTCGACGGCGGGGTCTTCGACATCTTGAGCGGGCAGGCCGGCCGTGGCACGGCGAGCGAGCTGCTGAGCTTCTCGATCTCGGAGCCGAACGTCGTGCCTTCGGCGCGGGTTCTGGCTGCCTATCCTTCGGCCGACGAGATTCCGGAGAACGCTCTGCGGCTCTACCTCGAGTTCTCGGCTCCGATGGCGGCCAAGCAGGTCACCACTCACATCCATCTGTTCGACTCCACCGGGTCGGAAGTCGAGCTGCCCTTCGTAGAAATCGAGAACGGACTCTGGGACGCCCGGCAGAGGCGCCTGACCTTGTTCTTTCACCCCGGCCGGGTCAAGCGCGGCGTCGGACCCAACCTGGTCATGGGGCCGCCGATTCGAGCCGGAGAGGTCTACAGGCTGGTCGTCGATCGCGAGCTCGAGGATTCCCGTGGGCTGCCGCTGGCCGCGGGTTTCGAGAAGAGGTTTCGCGTCGGCCCCGCCGATCGCCAATCGCCGGATCCTGGCCGGTGGCAGCTGGAAGTGCCCGAATCCGCCGAGGCCCGGCTTGCGATCGTCTTTCCGGAGCCGCTCGATCGGGCGCTCCTGCTGAGACTTCTTCGAGTCGCTGGGCCGGATGGAGAAGCCGTCGAAGGCCAGGTGGTGCTTGCGGAGGACGGGACACGCTGGAGCTTCCTGCCGGCGTTGCCGTGGCGGCCGGGTGAGCACTCTGTGCAGGTTCATCCCGGGCTCGAGGATCTGGCCGGGAACTCCATCGCGCGGCGGTTCGAAGAGCGCGAGAAGACGGCCGAGCCGACGAATGGCGACCCCGGAGCTCGGAACCCAATCGAGATTCCCTTCCGGCCCTTTCCTTAG
- a CDS encoding creatininase family protein, with the protein MPVKRFDEMTWEEARGLKGGAAIGVLPIGAVEAHGPHLPLATDRIIALAMAESGAGLLSEAGRSVVLLPALAYTSALFAAGFPGTLSVRPGAVTELIVDIGSSLRHGGIRTLAIANAHLDPTHLASIHEAVRQLEAEGVVLAFPDLTRKPWAPRLTEEFRSGACHAGRFEGSVVMAARPDLVREDIQRELAANPASLSVAIGEGKRSFEEAQGPKAYFGDPAAATAAEGRETIAVLGSILRDAVIAAEAGSS; encoded by the coding sequence ATGCCGGTAAAGCGATTCGACGAGATGACCTGGGAGGAGGCTCGAGGGCTGAAGGGCGGTGCGGCGATCGGCGTCCTTCCCATCGGCGCGGTCGAGGCCCACGGCCCTCACCTGCCCCTCGCAACAGATCGGATCATCGCCCTGGCGATGGCGGAGAGCGGAGCCGGCCTCCTGTCAGAAGCTGGAAGGAGCGTCGTGCTCCTGCCCGCGCTCGCCTACACCTCGGCACTCTTTGCCGCCGGTTTTCCGGGGACCCTCTCGGTTCGACCCGGCGCCGTGACCGAGCTGATTGTCGATATCGGGTCCTCTTTGCGACACGGCGGCATCCGGACGCTCGCCATCGCCAACGCCCACCTCGACCCGACGCATCTGGCATCAATCCACGAGGCCGTCCGGCAGCTGGAGGCCGAAGGCGTGGTTCTCGCGTTTCCGGACCTCACCCGCAAGCCCTGGGCACCGAGGCTCACCGAGGAGTTCAGGTCGGGAGCCTGCCACGCGGGGCGCTTCGAAGGTTCGGTGGTCATGGCCGCGCGCCCGGACCTGGTCCGGGAGGACATCCAGCGGGAGCTGGCCGCGAACCCGGCGTCGCTCTCGGTGGCGATCGGCGAGGGCAAGCGGAGCTTCGAAGAGGCGCAGGGCCCGAAGGCCTACTTCGGTGATCCGGCGGCGGCGACCGCCGCCGAGGGCCGGGAAACGATCGCGGTGCTGGGCTCCATTCTGCGCGACGCCGTGATCGCGGCCGAAGCCGGTTCGTCTTGA
- a CDS encoding SDR family oxidoreductase, translating into MILEGKGVVITGGGRGIGAAIADLLSREGARIVVSARSTDEIEAVAASLRAADRQAWAIPCDVSDPDQIAELHRAALERLGQVDVLVNNAGVADSAPLKAISLESWNRMMAVNATGTFLCTQAFVPGMVERGWGRVVNVASVAGKVGGPYMAAYAASKHAALGFTRSVAAEVATAGVTVNAVCPGFVDTPMTDESVARIVTKTGSEAAKAREHLQRTSPQNRLMTPEEVAFLVLSLCDPRAGGVNGQGLVLDGGAVQS; encoded by the coding sequence GTGATCCTCGAGGGCAAAGGTGTCGTCATAACCGGCGGCGGACGCGGAATCGGCGCGGCGATTGCCGATCTTCTGTCCCGAGAAGGAGCCCGGATCGTGGTCAGCGCACGATCCACGGACGAGATCGAGGCAGTCGCCGCGAGCTTGCGCGCTGCCGATCGCCAGGCCTGGGCGATTCCGTGTGACGTCTCCGATCCCGACCAGATAGCGGAGCTCCACCGAGCGGCCTTGGAACGGCTCGGTCAGGTAGACGTTCTGGTGAACAACGCCGGCGTCGCGGACTCGGCACCACTCAAGGCGATTTCGCTCGAGAGCTGGAACCGGATGATGGCGGTCAACGCCACCGGTACCTTCCTCTGTACCCAGGCCTTCGTACCAGGAATGGTCGAACGGGGCTGGGGGAGGGTGGTCAACGTGGCCTCGGTCGCGGGCAAGGTCGGCGGACCGTACATGGCGGCCTATGCGGCTTCCAAGCACGCCGCCCTCGGGTTCACGCGCTCGGTTGCGGCCGAGGTCGCCACGGCCGGGGTCACCGTGAACGCCGTCTGCCCGGGCTTCGTCGACACGCCGATGACCGACGAGTCGGTCGCCCGGATCGTCACGAAGACCGGCTCCGAGGCCGCCAAGGCCAGGGAGCATCTCCAGAGAACCAGCCCCCAGAACCGTCTCATGACGCCGGAGGAGGTTGCCTTTCTGGTGCTGAGCCTGTGTGACCCGCGGGCGGGCGGTGTCAATGGCCAGGGACTGGTGCTGGACGGTGGAGCGGTGCAGTCGTGA